The nucleotide sequence CGAGCACGAGGAGCGGCGCCGCGACGAGCATGAGGAGCTCGTGCTGCGCCATGTGCCAGGAGAGCCGCGCCTCGCCGAGCTCGTGGATCGGCGAAACGAGCGCGGCCGCGAGCGCGATCCATCCGGCCGCGAACGCGGCCGTCGCGGCGACGCTCACTCCCGCGCCCGTTCCCGCCCGCCGCCAGAGCCTTCGAACCCCCAGCCCGTAGATCGCGGCCGAGATCGCCAGCCCCGCGACGACGGCGGGAGCGAACGACCACGCCGCCGGCGCGCGCCGCCCGGCCTCGTGCGCGGCCGCGGGGAAGGCCGACAGCGCGAAGAGCACGACGAGGGCGCTACGGCGCACAGGGTCCCAGCATGAGCTTCGGAAGCTGCATGGCGAGAATCGCGAGAAGGAACATGGCGCCGAGGGCCATTCCTCCGAGCCCGAGAAACCGCGCGACGCGGCCGCGCGCCGACGCATCCTGCCGGGCGCGGCGGAAGTTCGCGAACGCGATCGCGACCCCCGCGCCGGCGCCCGCGATCGCGAGCAGGGTCGCGCCGTGGAGCAGCGCGCGGTTCCCGCGCACGCACGACTCCCCGACGAGCGAGTCGGAAAGCGTGAGATCGGCGAGCCACGAGATCGGCGGGAGGAGGACGCCGGCCCAGCCGGCTGCCGGTCGGCCGACCGCGCTCACAGGAGCCTCGGAGCGCCGTACACGACGGCCGCCGAGGCGATCCCGGCGGCGACGAGGAAGTACCAGAAGAACGCGTCCGCGCGGACGTCGGTGAAGTCCTTCTCCTTCGGGGACGTCAGCAGGAAAACCGCGATCACGACCGCGGTCTCGAGGACCGACGCGAGCGTGTCGCCGCCGTGGAGCACCAGGATCGCCCAGTTCACCGACGCGTACGCGTTGACGCTCCAGCGGAAGCCCAGGCCCCGGAATTCGAGCACGCGCAGGACGACGAAGGCGAGGCCGAAGAGGAGGTTCACGGCGAGCCCCCCGACGATCCGGCGCTTGTTCCCGGCCGGACCCTTGCTCGCTTCCTTCTCCGCGATCCGGAACGGAATGCAGCTCGCGAGCAGGACGGCGACGTTCGCGAGCCCCCAGCGGAGGTCCGGGAGGGCGAGACCCGCCGGCGGCCACTCCCGGGCGATCATCCGGTAGTAGAAGTAGCTCCAGAACACCATCGCGAAGGTCGTGCTCTCGATCGCGATCAGCCCCAGGTTCGCCCAGACGACGAGCGCGCGATGGTC is from Thermoanaerobaculia bacterium and encodes:
- a CDS encoding cytochrome c oxidase assembly protein; this translates as MRRSALVVLFALSAFPAAAHEAGRRAPAAWSFAPAVVAGLAISAAIYGLGVRRLWRRAGTGAGVSVAATAAFAAGWIALAAALVSPIHELGEARLSWHMAQHELLMLVAAPLLVL
- a CDS encoding cytochrome c oxidase subunit 3, which produces MSAGVDVGRLPEHVYDHRALVVWANLGLIAIESTTFAMVFWSYFYYRMIAREWPPAGLALPDLRWGLANVAVLLASCIPFRIAEKEASKGPAGNKRRIVGGLAVNLLFGLAFVVLRVLEFRGLGFRWSVNAYASVNWAILVLHGGDTLASVLETAVVIAVFLLTSPKEKDFTDVRADAFFWYFLVAAGIASAAVVYGAPRLL